Below is a window of Humulus lupulus chromosome 9, drHumLupu1.1, whole genome shotgun sequence DNA.
AGAGGTGGGCTCGACGGTTCTCGGGTTTttgtgagagtgagagagagagagaaaccaaGAGAGAAGTGAGAGGTTGATTTTTTAGGGTGCGGAAAAATGAGAGAGGTATTTTGGAAAACAAGAGAATGTTTAGCATAATTTGAAATTGTGAATAGTTCTAGAATTGTTATGTAATTGTAAATATTAAGAATatataaaaagtgaaatttcccctCCCATCACACAATATGTAGTTTCCTTATTAGAGCACTTCCGATGGAGGtggtaaaatgtttaattttttataatataaagaaaaaattgttaaatagtcttccaatgaGTGATGTAAAGTTacatttttttacctaaatgaataatatttttctatatgtagtgaaatactattcatcaagctataaatattttatttttttttataaacttttggatatatatgagtgtgatactattatatttaattattttatttcttaaaatgaataaaataattttaaaaaatataatatttaaacgATGTAGAGAAAAtatagagaagttgatgtatggtataatgtaaaagtttgaggtaaattacaaaaaaaaaatgttttgatGATGTATTTTGTAGTATACtttctttataatatttagctaaaactcacaaaaacatcatTCATGAGctcctatatatatttataatagctatgcacaaattCCATTTAATCTATATTTACATTTACATtttctttatataatattttaatattgttatttttctttataaattttctttcttttattcttatttagtatatatttattattttttaattattttattttattttaattaatgaaatatgtttaaatatataatattaaaataatgtaGAGAAATATGTAAAGAAATTGATATATGTGTATTGTAAAATTTATTATCAAAATATAGAAATGTTTGTTTTGGTAGGTATTTTTTGTTATTCTCTCTTACTTAAGTAATTAATCTCCCGCGACATCTCCAATCAAACCACACACTCTGTGACTCTCACTCACCTCCTCAGCTTCATCGATGAAGAATTCTTCTGCTGATTTGTGTCTCATTCTGACGCAATGACCTACAAACTCCCCCTCCGGTCTCGCCGTCGTCCCCGCTCCGGCGCCTACTACGCCTGCGCCGTCGGATCCGCCGTCGTACTTCTCCTATTTTTCTCTGTTTCCCTTCTCTACTCCCGCCTCTCACTCTCTCATCCCCACCATTCCCTCCTCATCCGTAACCGCAACAGGAACCCTTCCTCCGAATACGACGACGTTTCCCTAACTAACCCTCTCATATCCGATATCGTTTCCCAAGAGGACGACGCCATCGCCTCTGCCGAGGATCGCATTGACGAGCTCGACGACGTCGTTGAGGAGACTTCGCCCAGGGAAGAGGATTTGGAAGAAGACGACGATTCAAGTCCTGTGAAGAAATCCAATCGACCTAGGGATTCTGGTTATTTCTACGATCACGTGAACGGCGTGATTCGGAGGGCTTTCAGTCGAAGATCGATCGAAGATTGGGATGAcgaaaattttgggtttaatgtGGGATTGATGACAGAGGATCAGAGTAAGGTTGCGTTTGGATCCGACGATGTTCCTGTGGACGAAGCTGTGAGAAGGAAGGCGAGCGAGGTGGCAAGTATTGAGGATGCGCTGTTACTGAAAGTGGGTGGGAGGGTTTCTCCGTTGAGGGACGGTTGGGGAGAATGGTTCGATAAGAAGAGCGATTTTTTGAGGAGGGATCGGATGTTCAAGTCCAATTTGGAGGTTTTGAATCCGTTGAATAATCCAGTTTTGCAAGACCCTGATGGATTGGGACTCACCACTCTCACTAGGGGCGATCGTTTGGTTCAGAAATTGATCTTGAATGATTTTAAGAGAGTTCCATTTCTAATGAAGAAGCCACTGGGAGTAAATTCAGTTTCAGGGGTTTCTCTCAAATCCAGAGTTAATGAAAATGGTGATGAGAATGTCTCAGGAAGGGTTGTCTTGTCCAGAAGTGAGACTAAGAGAGGTTTAGATGTAGTTCTGGGAAGTGGATCGGTTAGGAAGAAGGCCGTTAATGGAAGTTCGGGTTTGGACTCAAATGGGATCGAGAGGAAATCAGAGTTTTCGAGTCATATTTATGCTGATGGCAAGAGATGGGGTTACTATCCTGGTTTGCAGCCGTATCTGTCTTTTTCGGATTTCATCGATGAATTTTTCAAGATAGGCAAGTGTGAGATGAGAGTTTTCATGGTGTGGAATTCTCCACCATGGATGTATAGTGTTAGGTACCAAAGGGGACTCGAGAGTTTACTCTATCATCATCGAGAGGCCTGCGTTGTTGTGTTGTCAGAGACCATTGAACTTGATTTCTTCGAAGAGAGCTTTCTAAAGGATGGGTATTCATCTATCTGATCAGTTCTTGTCTTTTTGAAATATTTATGTGTCAATGTGCTATTTCTGATGCATTTATTTTTCCCAATGAAGTTATAAAGTTGCTGTTGCTATGCCAAATCTGGATGAACTGCTGAAGGATACACCGACCCATGTATTTACTTCTGCCTGGTTCGAATGGAGAAAGACCAAGTACTATTCTACTCATTATAGTGAGCTTGTCCGGCTTGCTGCACTGTACAAGTAAGCTTGTTTTGCTTCTGTTAGATCGTTTATATTGGTTGTTAATACTTTTTTTTGTTTACTATTATTTTTATGATTGTTTTCTTGGAGTATTATACAAGTGAACAGATTATGTTTAGTTATCTACATTTTGACCAAAGAGAGTATGTATGACTAGACTATGCTGTTATCAATTTGAGAATATATGAAATTAAATATCTTCTTATCACCTATGAGGATATATCAAATTGAGATGGAGCATAATTAAACTGCTAGTTCCCTGGTTTTTGTTTGGTGTTTAGTATTTCTAGACTTCCAGTGTCTACAAGTAGAAACTTTATAGTTGACAAAGGAACGTATTACTAAATTTCGATATTAGCACAaagttgttttatttaaatattttcattaaggAAATGGAGAAATTAAAGGTTAAGGATGCAATCTCTTGCTTTTAAATTGTAATATGACTATTATGGTATTTGTTGGCGTACTACTATCTACAATACAACTTTAGCTGTCTGACAGTCCAAGCCTGAAAGGGGAGACATAACCTACCATACCAAGGGGGAAAAATTGAAAAATGCAATTGTCAtgaattttaaaaattctaaACAAATCCCTTTTGTTTCTCAAACTGATTGAAAATATTCATCTGCATCTTGGATTTCTATCACTGTTATGAAACACATGTTTTTTTCTCTTTCAAAATTTGAGACATTGGTATTTAATTTTACTTGCCAATATTCCTATTGTTTGGTGCAagttttatgaatttgagcttctCATGACTGCATAACCTACTACGCAAACATGCTTCAAGACACTCTATCATAGATATCACTGTGTTTTGTCTTTGAATTTTGCATATTGATAATGATAAATTGAGAGGTATACCGCAAGAAAGCCTCTAGGAAATCTTATTCTACCCAGCTCTCACTCTTTTTTTCTTCAACTTTATTAACATCAACTTCTAGAATATGGTGTAACCTAATTTTTTAATTGAGGTTTTCAAACTCTATTGAGCTAATCATGGTATATCACATATGACCCATGCAGCTGGATTTGTATATAcagattattattatttgaaagaaGATTTTAATTACGCAAAGGGGAAAAAAAGGATCAAATTATGATAGCTGTTGAAAAACCCAAGTTCATTATAATATTTCGTACAGTTGTAGTATCATGGATAATTTTTACAGTAGTTTTTTTATATGATTGATGATGCAACCATAATTTGGAGACCTTATTTTCTGAGGGAAAGATTTATTCATCTAAgttttgttcttcttttcttttgcttGGAATTTCTGGAGGAAAATGTGTGTATGTTGAAAAATGAGGTTTGCTTTGTTTTCACACGTGAAACTGAACTGTTCTGTTTCTCTGTAGTGTGTCTTAAATGAAATGTTGCTATGTATTTGGTCCTGTTAATCGATGTGTTAATGTTTTTTGGTTACTTAGTTACAGTTATGTACTGTGTACATGGAATATACTAAACTCTTGTGACTCAACATCTATTCTGCCTTGTTTAACTGGATATATAactttaattatgtatttatgtctTGTTTTATTCAGATATGGTGGAATATATCTGGATTCTGATATCGTTGTTTTGAAACCCCTATCTTCACTTAGCAATTCTATTGGAATGGAGGATCCAGTTAAAGGAAGCTCTTTGAATGGTGCTGTGATGCTGTTTAGAAGGCACAGGTACtcaactttgtttttttttttggctttccAATATCTATGCTACAATATCTTGAGACGAACCACAAAAAAGATTTGTAAATCTTTTGATAGATATATCATGAATATTTCATATCCTGCCATTGATAATGGTAATAGTAGTGGTGCTGATTTTTATGAAGTAAATTTTTGTATGGTAATGTGTTTATTATGGATTATTCGAGAAAAGAATGAAGTTACATTTTGAATTGTAGCAAAGTTTCATCTTTAAAGTATTCTTCTTTTCAACACAGTTGCTTTATAATGGAGTGCATGAAAGAGTTCTATATGACATATGATGATACCCGCTTGAGATGGAATGGGGCGGAGCTTTTGACCAGAGTTGCAACTAAATTTTCAGAAAGGGAGAGAAATCCCATTCAAGAGCTAGAGTTGAGAGTACATCATTCTCCAATTTTCTTCCCTGTTGGCTCTCAGAATATAACAAGGTAATTcattttactttatttatttCTTCAAAATTACAATTtgttattttttcaacatttttaaTGATGAATGAATTGAATGCATATTTAAACAGTGCCCATTGATCAATTTAAGTGGTGAAATCGTTCAAGTGCTTTAAAAGGTGCTTGATAATGACATTAGTCCAGAATAATTATTTTCAACTGCTTGATAATTAAGAATGAGATTGTTACATTAGTAACATATGCCATTTAAAATAGGTCACCTTTAATGACCATTAACTTAGttgacatgtattttgttttaattaacttTTACAtgattatttcttttctttttccttttaattattttttctccGATTTCCATCATTTCTTGCTTTCAAGCGATGTAACACATAATGCATGGATATGACTGTTGTGGTGCCTTTTCTCTGTCCTTTCCCTGGTTTCTCAATCCTTTATTTCAGTAGCTCATTGAATCTGTttgttgtaatttatttttatcatcTATGATTTAATCATTTCGAGCTGCAAACAGATACTTCACTGCACCAACAACAGAGACTGAAAAATTTGAACAAGATTCTTTGTTCAAAAAGATTCTTGAAGAGTCTTTGACATTTCACTTTTGGAATAGCTTAACGTCTGCTCTCATTCCAGAACCTGATAGCCTTGTGACAAGGCTTATTGACCACTACTGTATCCGATGCTCTGATGTGTTGTGAACTCACTTTATACTTGGCCATTTTCTCTAGGATGGTAACAAAGAAGGTATTAAACCACCCAAAATTACAAATAAGAATCTCTTTAACATCTATAGAAAAGAAAAGGTTGAGGCATTAGTCTGTTTTGATGAGCTGAACCCTAGAGTTGGTGACACAATATCATCTTGGGCTGTTGTAGTTCTGTATCTTTGTATGTTCACTCCCATAAAGTACAGCTTTTCCTCGTATGTATGTTGTTTTAAGTTGTCTATACGTTGGAAGATGTCTCTTCGCTCAAATTCTTGTGGAGGTTAGTTACATTTCTATACCATTGGTCTACCGGCTTTTGCAACCATTTTTCGGATGAGGGCTTGGGATATTTCCTGTCCCTCGACCAGTTGGACATGTCCACTGGCATATGGATCAAGATATGTATTTGTGCAGCATGCTGCAACAGGAGGTGCTGGTTATGAACGCTTGATTAATTAACATGGCTTATTGGCCATTACATCTCAACCCTTGATTTGCTCGTTTTTAAAGAAAGACCAAGAGCATGTggtgtattgttttttttttcattgctgTCTTACAAATATATTTGTACATCAGAATCAACTGTTCGGAGTCAATAGAATCCATAATATATGTTCGTTGCTGTAAGTTTGAAGACAATTCATTTGTAATACATTTACGAGAATTTTTTTGCAATAAATTTGGAAACACAGAAAAATATATCTTTGTGAGATATCATTCTTAGCCATATTGGAGCTATTGCTCTAAACGCACATTATTTCAGCTTGAAAGTTCTGTGCATGTGTTGCCTCATTTGATTTGTCTTGCTCTTCATGACTTCATGTTATAATCTACTTGTTCCcatcttttaatattattatgattatgATAGTTATTGAATTGCTGTCTCATTGTGCAATTTTCATACTAGTTACTGTTCTCCACATGCATAATTTAGGAATTGGAGCATATTACATACATACGGGGACCTACACAAAATTTTGTATTGTGGGCGCATGACATGATTGATTGATAAATATATGATTTCAGatgcaacaatttttttttttcatgtctagttgaaaaagaaaaaaaaaactgtgGCGATGATAATTGTGGGTGGCATCAAGCATTTTGTTATATGATCTCTTTAGTTCTTTGGCACGAATGGATTGGTTCACCAACAAGAATGGGAAGTCAGTTTTGATCACTATTAAAGTACTGTCCTTCAAAAAATATCTTAGCTGCCAGAAGAAATCTTGGAAGAACAAAACTTAACaacaaaaccaattaataatagaCATTGTAGTAGCTATAATAAAATCATAGTGAATTATGTACAAAGTTGACTTTCTTTTGTTTCTGCGTTTAAGAAAGAGCATGGACTATTAGATAGCAAAACTACATCAAATTGAAACAGTGCAAGATATAAATTGTTAAAAATTCTTCACTGGAGATAGTCGTAGTATACTATAATTGCATAATCCCAATCTCCCACTTCTAGTCTAAAGCATTTGGTCCAAAGCATCTCCTTCTCACGGGGTTCCACACCCACTGAATCATAAACTTCCTCCCTTTCACCCCATTAACGTTGTACCCAACTCCCCAAGAGCCCTTATAGACTTTCCCCACATAGCCTCCACCCGCACCAGTCCCATAAACACCCATACACAAGTCAGCTATCTCAGTTGGAGCAGTTGGATCCTCCCCAGCATACCATGCATTCACAAGAGGGTTACTAGACACCTCGGCAAGCTCATGAGCTATCACACTGATCATACCATCAACACCGGCATCCCCATTTGGTGGACGCATCACGTTGCTGCCACCGACCCCTCCAGCCCCAGGTGGTGGCGTTTTCGAGTAGTCAGGCCAAGCAAATGGGTAGGCGCACATTCCAGGACACTGTGAGCCACTGTAGCCCACCCATGCATAGGGTACAGTGACCCCAACTATGGTGGGGAAGGTGAAGTAATGGAAACCACAGACTGCCCTACAAAAGTCTTGGACTCGGACGTCTGAAGAGGTTAGGACAAGGTAAAGACCGTTGTGTGGGTTGAGTGGAAGAGCTCTATGGTTTGAAATGGTGACTGCAGTGTTGATTATGGATTGGATAGCAAGACGACTCAGATAACTTCCATGGGAGTAACTTGAGTCAAATGATTCGCCGCAGAGGACGATGTTGCTGGTTATGTTGGAGCCGGTTTGGTCGGTGTAGAATCGGACTGTTCGCCACCAGTCG
It encodes the following:
- the LOC133802064 gene encoding uncharacterized protein At4g19900 isoform X1, which gives rise to MTYKLPLRSRRRPRSGAYYACAVGSAVVLLLFFSVSLLYSRLSLSHPHHSLLIRNRNRNPSSEYDDVSLTNPLISDIVSQEDDAIASAEDRIDELDDVVEETSPREEDLEEDDDSSPVKKSNRPRDSGYFYDHVNGVIRRAFSRRSIEDWDDENFGFNVGLMTEDQSKVAFGSDDVPVDEAVRRKASEVASIEDALLLKVGGRVSPLRDGWGEWFDKKSDFLRRDRMFKSNLEVLNPLNNPVLQDPDGLGLTTLTRGDRLVQKLILNDFKRVPFLMKKPLGVNSVSGVSLKSRVNENGDENVSGRVVLSRSETKRGLDVVLGSGSVRKKAVNGSSGLDSNGIERKSEFSSHIYADGKRWGYYPGLQPYLSFSDFIDEFFKIGKCEMRVFMVWNSPPWMYSVRYQRGLESLLYHHREACVVVLSETIELDFFEESFLKDGYKVAVAMPNLDELLKDTPTHVFTSAWFEWRKTKYYSTHYSELVRLAALYKYGGIYLDSDIVVLKPLSSLSNSIGMEDPVKGSSLNGAVMLFRRHSCFIMECMKEFYMTYDDTRLRWNGAELLTRVATKFSERERNPIQELELRVHHSPIFFPVGSQNITRYFTAPTTETEKFEQDSLFKKILEESLTFHFWNSLTSALIPEPDSLVTRLIDHYCIRCSDVL
- the LOC133802064 gene encoding uncharacterized protein At4g19900 isoform X2, with the protein product MTYKLPLRSRRRPRSGAYYACAVGSAVVLLLFFSVSLLYSRLSLSHPHHSLLIRNRNRNPSSEYDDVSLTNPLISDIVSQEDDAIASAEDRIDELDDVVEETSPREEDLEEDDDSSPVKKSNRPRDSGYFYDHVNGVIRRAFSRRSIEDWDDENFGFNVGLMTEDQSKVAFGSDDVPVDEAVRRKASEVASIEDALLLKVGGRVSPLRDGWGEWFDKKSDFLRRDRMFKSNLEVLNPLNNPVLQDPDGLGLTTLTRGDRLVQKLILNDFKRVPFLMKKPLGVNSVSGVSLKSRVNENGDENVSGRVVLSRSETKRGLDVVLGSGSVRKKAVNGSSGLDSNGIERKSEFSSHIYADGKRWGYYPGLQPYLSFSDFIDEFFKIGKCEMRVFMVWNSPPWMYSVRYQRGLESLLYHHREACVVVLSETIELDFFEESFLKDGYKVAVAMPNLDELLKDTPTHVFTSAWFEWRKTKYYSTHYSELVRLAALYNNSIGMEDPVKGSSLNGAVMLFRRHSCFIMECMKEFYMTYDDTRLRWNGAELLTRVATKFSERERNPIQELELRVHHSPIFFPVGSQNITRYFTAPTTETEKFEQDSLFKKILEESLTFHFWNSLTSALIPEPDSLVTRLIDHYCIRCSDVL
- the LOC133802065 gene encoding protein EXORDIUM-like 7; this encodes MQNLLLQCFFFLLSLSFFSSYAALAFSQYPNREFNEAKNYEGSSDLVDLRYHMGPVLASPMNLYIIWYGHWNPAHQSTIRDFIYSLSSPAPYPSVSDWWRTVRFYTDQTGSNITSNIVLCGESFDSSYSHGSYLSRLAIQSIINTAVTISNHRALPLNPHNGLYLVLTSSDVRVQDFCRAVCGFHYFTFPTIVGVTVPYAWVGYSGSQCPGMCAYPFAWPDYSKTPPPGAGGVGGSNVMRPPNGDAGVDGMISVIAHELAEVSSNPLVNAWYAGEDPTAPTEIADLCMGVYGTGAGGGYVGKVYKGSWGVGYNVNGVKGRKFMIQWVWNPVRRRCFGPNALD